Below is a window of Colias croceus chromosome 15, ilColCroc2.1 DNA.
ATCAAGGGTGACCGGTGAACATGGTGAACATGAATATATGCAAAAGCACAATCTATAGCACACACGAAACAACGCAAAAAGTTGATATTAGCCAAATTTATactagttcaaaaataaaaatatagatggCGCTAAAATAAGAACACCGCAGCTGTGGtctgcttattttttttttgtatcatttACCAGGTGCATTTACCAATTACCACTcagtgtttttaataatattaaaaaatactatttaaacCAAGTTTTGGACAGTTTTAGTTGTAATATTTAACACAATGTTACACCTCCCATAATAAACATCAGGTTCTTAAtgccaaatttaaaataagccGTAAAATCATCCACAATGATTAATAGGAATTAAAAAGCATTCCTTTTTCAGAACGAcctaattaatttgaaatttagtaggtactttcagtttataattatttagccTTTAACCCTAGATCACTACCCTTCGTCGATTCGACGACGCGTCACCAAAAAAACCGCTATAACTTTTACGCGCGCGACCGTATGGTTTTCTGACTTCAGCTAATCTCAGCCAACCCGTTGCGCTTGCGATGGACGGTAGTGCTTTGTGCGTGGAAGGTCCACACGCGCTGTTCCAGCAACCATGGCTCGTCACATCGACGAAGGTTAGTAttaacgtaactttttgtactatttagttaagttaaaattacgttattttatcttttataatggtgcctattattttattttttagatacgattcatatgttatttttagaagTTGAAAGCGATGATGAAAATTCATCTGCGAGAGAGCCTGAAGACCACATTGAGGCTGAAGAGGCATGAAACGGAGGGTGATGATGAAGTTTCTACTGTAAATAAAGGGCAATTTCCAGATCAAGATTATGAGGCAAGTAGTACTACATCTCCTCACGTTCCACTAAAGACGCCTAACACTTCAGCTGACCCTAGCGATTTGATTATAAGACCATCGCGTACCATTCTTCTTGGGAAAGACAAACACATTTTATGGTCATCACAACAGTCAAGGTCACAAAGCAGAAGATCTTCAAAGAACATAGATACATGACACGTGGGCCTGTACGcttttttcaagatattttagATCCTCTTCAATGTTTTTCAGGTATAATTACTGGTGACATTACTGATACTCTGCGGAACTCaatcacataaattttaaaaatgccAGCAAGAAATAATGTGAAAGTTATAAATGAGTCTGAGCAAAGTAATGCTGCTAATGTGCCTccatagtaaaataaaataaacatctatGCTATATGTCCCTCCGTAAAGCAAAAGTAGACTAAAAATAGGTGCACTAGGTGCAAAAAATCGTTGTGTGAGGAACACAAACTTGATGTGTGTCACAAATATTTTAGATCCTAagctattatcaaaattatatttttaattaattttccagatattatttttgttattaatagtCTATTTCGAGCATTTAGaggattatattatatgtacggaatttttcaaaaaatttaagaATGTTCATAAAGCGTGTAAACTGTGTTCTCATTTTGATGActgtttgaattaaaactatgttaaaataaatatttttatatttttatatgtagattaatatattatccttaaaataaaaacataactatatttttttaattaaaccccTAAATCCCCTCCAATAAACAGCGTAGTCGAAACGACGAAGGTTAGTATTAAACGTCGAAAAATAAGGTTAGTGTTCTAGGGTTAAATTATCAAGCTTCAAAGTTCAAAGAACAACAGCTTCTTCGtgaggtatataatatacaaagctGCATCAAATTACCCGTTTTATTTTCACCATTGTTAACTAACAACAACAACTGTAACGAGTTATTTCCTATTAAAATGGAACAGAAGAACAAGCGCTTTACATATTTGTTCACTAGAATAGACCCGCTTCGAAGGCTTCTTTTGTTTTTCAGCATTCAGCATTCTTCTAAATCCTTTCGGATTAAATGAGTTTTCCGACACATCGGCTTTGTGTTAAAGGTTGAAGGAGAAATGCTTTTATGACTATATTTAGCTATATATCACTGAAAATAACTACTACAActtaaagtatataatatataatagctTTTtcagaatacaaaatattctgAGGAATCACATGCAAGACGTTTCGTCAGAAGCTatcgttataaaaaaatgtagtaccTAGGTAATTGAGGTTGAATCGTTTCGGGTATATTATCatctaattatttacaaacggtattttaaaataattcattgcgtatgtacctacctattttttttaaattaaaagtaaatactcatggtgaataattaatacttacctagatcataaaaatgtatctgTCTCAAATTGTTATGGCTAAATGTAATCAAAAACTTCTTACCCAATTCAAtccaataaaaaagttttcgtTTCAAATCTTGCCACGAAAACTTTACAGGACTTCACTTTCATTTTTGCCTTTTGGTCTCTTATTAGGATAGGTTCTCAAAGGACTTTGTTgcgaaagatatttttattcgtttttttcataacaaaatgaacataactattttatataagtagtTGTACGTACGTCGTACACATTtgtgtgtttataaatacgtacgttttttatctatactacgATTATAAAGCtaatgagtttgtttgtttgtttgaacgcactaatctcgggaactactggtccgatttgaaaaattctttcggtgttagatagcccatttatcgaggaaggtttcgctatacaatatattatattatcatcacgctatgaccaacaggagtggagccacgggtgacgggggtgaaaccgcgcggagcagctagtaataagtgatattgtttatgtaagcagtaactaggtacttaacaccaaacaaaataaaataatctaaagCGTATCGATCAAATAAGCAGACATAACAAATGATCAAATTTAAACTTTCCTCCTCTTCTTTCTTCATCATTAAAAGTATCTATTTAAATGATCAgtatttctaataatattttttatgtatgataagtacttatattaagtaccatacattttttatgatgCATTTGATTACActctaaataaatttatgaattaattatgtaaagtaattccattaataaaaaataaaatattctttgtTGAGTAGTGCCTTTGCCCCCGTAGGTTGCCccaaataataaaacctttcCTTCAACTGCTTTATTACTCTTCACAATACATAAGTGTTATTTATGCTAGCCGTTATGCACTACTGActttaaattctaataaatctaaaaagcGTCGGGGAAACAATGTGGATGCACACATATACAAAAAGCTCGATCAGCGAATTGTACATGTGTGTCCCTACATTATTCCCcccctttaaaaaaaaaaaaaaaaaataattatacactccaaaaaatacaaagacaAACACAGAAATTaccataaaatacaaatgagATAACAATGCAATACTGAATACACATATGAATTcgtaatatttcttaaatttatatcaataaaagaTATAGGTAACATCTAAACGGCTTAGcctaattaaaattgatcGGAATACACTTACTATTCACTACACGAATTTATCCATATGTTACAATTAAtacaagtttaataaaaatgctaaATGAGTGACgatattattacctatgtaatccGATATAACTTACtaagtaaataggtactaattattacaaaaacagGAAATACTAAATAAGCATCTTCAAtgcgtaaaaataaaactatcgTATTACTTTATTCTTTCGCAATTGTtacacaaaaatgtaaaatatgcacaatataatgttaatcatatttatgtaaaacataaaatgaaatgattaaacaatattaagaaacggtaaaaacaaataaaattacatatttcaaaaCGTTGTATAGtgaacaattaatataaaaatttgtataagaCGCAATATTACatgtaaacaaatataaacttacattctaacaaaaatgtatataacacacaagtataataaattgaattacatACAATACAGATAATACTTCGAATTAAAGACAATAGCTAAATACTGTGTGAAAGTACTATATCGCAAATCGCACGGGTCGTCGGATTACGCGACCGCTCCTAGTTACGCTTATGGGTGGCGCATGCTTAACCGACTTCGATAAAGATGTATTATGTGGAACAATATTGTTCTCAACTGTAACATcatcttttaatataaaggCTGGCTTTAACCTGTCAATGGAAACGCGTGCGACTCTATCcggaaattgtattttaaaaactttagaaCTACGTTCTAACACTTGATAAGGACCATCATAAGGCGGTTTTAGAGACCTGTGTACTGCGTCATCTCTAACAAAAACGTGACTACAACTTTGTAAATCGGAATAAACGAATATTTTCTTTGCGTTCGTCTTATCTCTCGTCGGACGATACTGAGATATAGTTTCACGGATTTTCTCTACCAAACTATAAGGATCGTTTACATCACAGTCATTTGTAGAACTATCGTAGAACTCGCCAGGCAAACGTAAAGTTTTACCGAAGGCCAATTCTGCGGCACTAACATTACTATCAGTTCGTATTGCTGCTCTCAACCCTAACATAACAGTGGGTAATTCGTCTAACCACgttttattactactaagcaGTCTCGCCATAAGGGCTGCCTTCAACGATCTATGCCACCTTTCCACCGCGCCATTACTTTGTGGGTGGTAAGGTGTAGTACGAATTTTATTAATGCCCaaaaatgacattaactttaaaaatagattcgACTCAAACTGACGTCCTTGATCGCTAGTAATACGGACGGGACAACCATACCTAACTATCCATCCTTCATAAATATGCTTAGCAACGACGTCTGCAGTAATTTCTTTAACGGGAAATGCTTCAGGCCAACGCGTACATCTAtctataattgttaataaatatctaaatcCCTGTGGAGATGTCGGCAATGGACCAACTAAATCCACATGGATATGCTCGAATCGCGAAACTTCCGGGAACTTTCCTATATCCGAAACAACGTGACGCGAAATCTTCGACCTTTGACAAGATACACACGCTTTGGTCCATTTCCCTATATCTTTATTCATACTAGgccaaaaaaattgtttagtgACCATCTTACGAGTCGTACGTATACCGGGATGACTTAGATTGTGAACACTATCGAAAgcaatttttctaaaatactCTGTTAAATAAggtctaataatattatttgaaacttCGCAATATACTCCTTTTTTACAAGTCggtaaatacattttcttaaactttacattattatcGCTATGCCCACTACGTGTCATATTAATCAAGTACTCGTCTTTCGCTTGCGAGTCAGCAAGTTCGTTGAAGTCGAGTACAGTCGGGCAAACAATTGTTTCTACGCGCGATAAAGTATCGGctacaatattatctttacCGCTAATATGCTGTATGTCGACCGTAAATTCacttataaaaagtaattgtcGCGTCCTTCTAGGCGTTTCTTTACTGTCATTACCTATTTTAGAAAATGCATGACATAATGGCTTATGATCTGTATATATTGTTAAAGGACGGCCTTCAAACAATttcctaaaatatttaatagcttGAAAAATCGCTAGTAATTCCCTATCATAAGTAGAATACTTTTGCTCGGTAGGCGAaaattttttggaaaaatatcCTAGGGGTATCCACTTACCTTTTACTCGCTGTTGCAATACCGCACCCATACAGGTATTGGAAGCGTCGGTCATCAAGGCTAAGGGAACATCTAAAAGGGGATGTGACAATGTGACGGCATTTTGTAGTCCTATCTTACATTGCACAAAAGCATTATCACTAACATTGTTCCAAATAATTTTcgatttatcatttttcttagaatttactaaatatttattgagttCGCATTGATGTGACGCTAAATGAGGTAAATGTGGtctataaaaattgatcattCCTAAAAATCGTCTTAAATCCGATACTGTAACGGGTTTAGGAAAATTAACTATGGCCTCGACCTTGTCTTTGAGTGGTTTAATTCCATCTACGCTTACTTCGTGACCTAAGAATTCTATACGCGACTGTCCGAAGCTACACTTGCTTAAGTTTATAGATATGCCGTATGTATTGAAACGTTCGAATACTAACTTCAAATGTTCTTGATGTAAAGTCTCATTTTCGCTGGCAATTATGACGTCAtctaagtaacaaaataaaaaatcaagacCTTGTAAAACGGTATTGTTCATAAATCGTTGAAACGTTTGTGCGGCGTTCCTTAGGCCAAAACTCATACGGGGAAATTCGAAAAGTCCAAAAGGGGTAATAATAGCAGTTTTTTCTATATCGCATGGGGCAACTTTTATGCAGTGATAGGCTCTATTTATGTCtacttttgaatatatttttttattagccaATATAAAAGTGAAGTCGTGTAATCGCGGAACTGGATATCTGTCGGGCTTTGTAATTGCGTTGAGCTGTCGATAATCTCCGCACGGCCTTAACTCGCCATTCTTTTTAACTACAACATGAAGCGGGCTAGCCCAAGCACTTTTAGAAGGCCTACAGATACCTAATTCTTGCATAACCCTGAACTCTTCCTTCACCTTTTTGTATCTATCCGGGGGTAACGGTCTAGCTCGAGCATGAATAGGTGGGCCGCTCGTCTCTATATAATGCAAAACGTTATGCGATGTAGTTTCTTTAAACGACATCGGCTTAATAATGTCAGGAAACATACTTAATAAATCGTAATACGGATGACTTTTGCACACAGAATTTAGCGATTGTTGCGTACACGAAACTAAGGAGGCTAATACATGTAAATCGGTAACTTGATCTATTAACTTTTTTCGATACAAATCaactaataatttatgatgtgTTAAAAAATCAGCTCCCAATATTGGCTGTTTGACATCTGCTAAAATAAAATCCCAACGGTACGGTCTtcttaaattaagatttaaaacaatagATTTAACGCCATAAGTTGCAATTTCTGTACCGTTAGCAGCGTATAACTTAAGATCGGATCgacataatttattgtatttaaatggaTTTCTAGGTACGGGTAAAACGGATACATTGGCACCGGTATCTactaaaaattttaagttagTATTTAAATCTGTTACCATGAGACGGCTGCACGGCGTGATGGTACAGACCTCCGCCGTAGTCTGCACCTGCCTCGCTAGTTTTCCGGCTGGGCGGCTGCTGCGCTGGGGCTGGGGCTCCTCTTCCACGCGCACGGTGGGATGCACTTGTGAGCGCGCTGCCGGTACTTGAAGTGGTAGCTGCACAACCAGTCAGGTCCGCCTGGACGACGTCGCTTCGAAGATGACCTTGAAGACTTTCGAAAATTGCGTGACGGTGTTCTGGGTCGCCGGTGTATCGCTCGTGATCGTGAGCGCTCGATGTTTGAAAGACGCTCGTTGATTTTCGCCAATTCTGCCGAAAGGGTGCCGAAACGGTTAGATGTAGGCATCGccatgttaaaatttaaattcttcCAATATATTgtcttcaaaataattttattttattataatttcttgtTGTTCTTTGTCGGGGGTCACCAATGTTGAGTAGTGCCTTTGCCCCCGAGGTTGCccaaataataaaacctttcCTTCAACTGCTTTTATTGCTCTTCACAATATATAAGTGTTATTTATGCTAGCCGTTATGCACTACTGActttaaattctaataaatctaaaaagcGTCGGGGAAACAATGTGGATGCACACATATACAAAAAGCTCGATCAGCGAATTGTACATGTGTGTCCCTACATTCTTTTATAAATCTAAAGAAGAAGAATTACTAATATCACTTACCCAAGTATTTTCTGCCACTTAATTGGATCTTCCGAGACACATCCGTAGTTTGAACAAAGTTCGTGATCACATTATTTTTAGCGAGCGAAAACTTCCTCTAACATTTAATGAAGCAATTGATGGAATAGTTTTCTTCATTCCAAAAATTATGGaactatatttttcaataattggTTCTCGATAAAGACCTTTTTTTTCTGTGTTcggtgttccgtcgagccgatTTAATGATGGagccgcgggtattggttgTAATTCTTCCGGCgacttacttaaataatatttaacttattaatCTGAATATCgaaatattatcatcatgATAGACACGTATTATGTGCTTGCATCTGCTCATTTTGTCACAACGTCCATGAAAGCATTAGCTTAAGCTGTAGAAGGAATCGAGAATCATAGCTTACCTTCATAGAAGATAGacatttttattctaatcTAAGCTCTCtgactataaataatatcagtTTGCTAAAAGTAACTTAAAGCTTTAAATACACGggaataaattaacaaacacTTTCACTAATGACTATAATTAGTATGGTACTATAATACCTAGATACAGTTTCAATTACTTTGTTCATCGCCTTTTTTGTAGATTCTTTACTATAACAAACTTCTTTTGAAACCTAAATTTATCAAAGCTATGCAAATACTCTCATGACTGCCAATCATTCTTCATAATACCTACGAAGCCTACATTATCTTATCCTTTACATACATTTTCCTAACATTCTGTACCTATAAAGCCCTTTTACGATGATGCAAATaaattgtaggtaggtatattacgAGCACAGTACGACATTTAACCTTTtttcattcaatattaaatatcgaGGAAGATTTTTGTACTGGAGTTTTCGTAATAATCAAATTGGAATATGTTTACTGCTTTGACTCGGATTTTATTATTGgttatgaatttattacatCGGATCATAATGGACGTATTTCTATTCGCAGTtcatttattcttatttttataaggatAAGGATATGCagatattaatgttttttatgaGAGAaaattcgtttttatttatgatcaTGTGTGTAgtttataagtttaaaaaGGTCAAATCTTTATCACAAACTGGATAGTGATTGCACTATCCAGTATATATAATCATACGTATTGACGTAGGAACAGATaaattaaagtaggtaatatttaaaaggcAGGTAATGGATTGAGTCGAAAATTTTATACAGAATGTTCCAAGAAGTTCCCGGGAGAGCGACAGCGAAGCTAAACCAATTTTACTATACTCTCTAAAAGTCTAAAGGTAGTATTATCATGGAGACTTTGTATGTATAGCTATGCATCTTTTAGATTTcatttgaaatgaaaaatttgcATGTAcgtttagatattatattttggtcTGCGACACAATGTGTAGGTAATTTTAGTAAGAATATTTAGGTAATAccacagaatataatattataatagtatacCTACTGTATACTATCTGTGCACCTGCGGACAAACCTGCGTGCAAATCCAAGTAATAGTAGTAGATAGTAAACTCAAGCTCTATAGATAATGTATTATTCTGTTGAGtaacttttattattcatGTAAAGTATTATCGAATTCTGTCCTGTAGTTATAACGTAAAAGAGtcacaaacatccatacatccatccatACTAACCACGTTTATAATGTTTTGGTAGtatatagaataaataaattcaaccaAAGTCATGGGAAATGCAACTCTAATGTAAATTAGCAATACTAATAGTAACATCGTGCATTAGCTTTTGAAATGGGAGCTGTTAAACGTTCATGTCGCCAAATagctataaattaattttgatttagtaGTTGCTAACCTAGTTTcgtttcatattaattaatggattgtaatttgtaagcAGAGTTGTAGTATAGTGTACACTTAAAACACAGATACAATAAAACTTGGTGGTTATACAGATAACTTGGATGTTCTAGGTTCGATACCAAATGGactgacaaaaagaaaaatctgACCGTAAAAATAATCGATCAGAGGAAAAAACGTATATACCACAAAGGGATCACTTAACTGGATATTAACTCATAAAATACTGCTGGCTATTCCTGTTTCCCTGAAATGTTGAGACCCAAAAATATATCTGATAAATAGCGAGAGTATACTTTTTGTACCTACGTCCTACAcgccaaataaataataatattttaagtttacagGATACACAACGTAACCTTCCTCGATCGATCACTCTCTAGGGAAACTAGGAAACAGTATCTCTAAATATCTGTAAACAAAGCATTTTTTGCTTTATTgtgtttacatattataaatcatcctcttaaataactattataaaaagcgcatcaaaattcgttgagtagttttatatttttaaaaatataagcatatatattattatagggaAAGTCAGCGGAAAGCGACATTGTTTTGTATGACTACtaatatagtaatataaaatacttccTTTCGTAGTATGGTTAAGtgatttatgaatcatatttttgtacatattgATAAATGTTACTTGTAAAGTAGGCGAATAAATATTGTCGGAAAGCACTTAGCTAAAACGCAAGTTGTGTAGCCAGTTTCATTTAGTGTGACAATCTGGCTTTCCTTtttcactaaaataatttacatttaagcacttatttagttattttaatagtttaatgAAAACTTCCAACAGTATGATAGTTTTAACCGAATATGCTTTTAAGctcaattatttcataatttaattgttatacgTTCAACCTTTCTTAGCTTCCTTCGTATTGTCCTAATTCCTATTAAAACTATTCTAGGAAATCCCAAAATACTATGAATCTAAATGGGGAACCGTTAAAATccctataaataattttgtcctACATTTTAaagttcatttaaaatatagtgtGGGCAGATGACTGATTGAAATAGAGTGTAAAAGTGGTGACAGACGtacgagtaagtacgcgaacttgtggctcgacgacctttttcgctcgtgtgtcaccccaagtacgcgtacttaaaaaccgtcgagtaagttcgttgacgatccaacatgtttgaaattttactcgaagcccgccttggctcgcacgtctgtcaccgccgcgagccgagtaagtacgcgaactttaAAACCGCGACTTTAAAGTTCGTACGTCTATCAGCCCTTTTAGACCTTTTaacgtttaattaaaaacgccTGGATTTTTAGatccatttttattatttttatagaaaggaaaattaacaatatagcATTAAATTGTAAAGGTTCAGTGTCTCTTTgttaacataattttacaaaattctgATAATGTTGCAAATCGTGCGCTGTATTTAATGATTAAATGTCGACTTTTAAAGTAAGTAGGTTTCTTTTGACTAAGAAGGTTACATTAAGGAAAAGGGACGGACGAAATgtacaaatacaatattttctttgtgaCTGATGGTTAGGATAAATCATACAACTTTAAtttgcttttaaattatttttattgacatcCCTTGCAAAtgtaaaaatacacatttttacatttgcaatttttacatttgcaAATACACATTTTGTTTTGATATATATTTGATGATTTATGATTATGGGTTGTTGAAGTattcatacaataatataataaactagcgtATAATGCTTGCTATAATGAAACAACGTTTTTAGCTTCAACAAGGAACTGAATTTATTGCACAGATAACTATagaccacagactaataactACAGACTAAACATATCAATGAACTCTAGTAAGTATTAATGCCAACAGACGGTGCTACCAGTATCAAAATTTAGATTATTGAGATATATTTTCAACACCCCTACTTATCGCAATAATCACACAAAAATTTAATGAGACCAAAGAAAACTTAAACATTCAATATACCCAACAAACGCATAAACTTATAATGTTTGTCCGCACACAGACTCTTCGTTAGTCGGCAGGCATTTCTGATGTagacaaatacaataatttgatAATCTTATTGGATACACATTCTCtacaaaaatgatattttacatCTATGTGCTtggtttttttatgaaacacTGGATTTGTAGATAGTTTCAGAGCACTTTGATTGTCATTATATACTTTGAAACTATACATAGTATttgttatttcaaaatgtaaacttcTCAAATACAGTGCCTCCTTGCATGCTTCTGCCATCCCCATATATTCAGCTACTGTGCTTGACAGAGCCGctgttgtttgttttttacatTCCCAAGAAATTATACcattagataataaaaaacaaaacccTGTATATGAACGTCTATCTATTGAATTGCTGGCCCAATCAGCATCCACATACCCTGTAATTTCATTGTTACCctgtttacaatattttataccataatatttagtcctttttagatattttaaaacccTTTTTGCATAATGCCAATGTTCAGTGGAATGACAGTTATTAAATTGGCTCAAGTAATTAACAGCATAAGTTATATCTGGTCTAGTTAACACTGAGAGATACATCAGGCTACCTATAAGCTGTTGATATGGCACTTGTTTATTAACattctcatttttattcaaatttaattttgtctcCATTGGAGTACTGACAGGTTTACAGTCAGATAATTGAAACTTGTTCAAAAGCTGCTCAATGTAAGTTTTTTGACATAAAGTTACAGAACCCTCTTTCTTATCAAATTTAATGTCAACTCCTAGACATTGCTTGACCTGACCTAAGTCTTTAATACTAAACTGATTTGATAATACTTGTTTTAAATTCTCAGTTTCCTTTTtatcatttgaaaaaattaaaaaatcatctACATAAACCGTTACAATAGTTTTTAGcttgtttacgttttttatatacatacatagctCAATTTTTGATCGTTTATAACCATTACTGACCAAACAAGAATCCACCTTTTTATTCCAGACTCTCGAAGCCTGTTTTAATCCGTATATAGCCTTTTTAagcttaaaaactttattatcaCTATACATAGAATCATAACATTCTGGTTTTCTCATAAAAATAGTTTCTTCCAAGTCGCCATTCAAAAAAGCAGTCTTAACATCTAGGTGAGTTACATCAAGATCTAACTGAACAGACAATGCAAACAATAACCTTAAAGTAGTATGTCTCACGACTGGTGAAAATGTCTCTGTATAGTCCACACCATGTTTCTGCGTGAAACCTTTAGCCACTAAACGAGCACAATAGCGTACATTGTTTTCACTGTCATACTTCTTGCGTAACACCCACTTACACTCTACAATAGTACCATTTTTAGGAGCTTCGACAGCCTCCCACGCACTATTATCACTAAAACACTGTAACTCTTCCTT
It encodes the following:
- the LOC123698272 gene encoding uncharacterized protein LOC123698272 — encoded protein: MDGSALCVEGPHALFQQPWLVTSTKKLKAMMKIHLRESLKTTLRLKRHETEGDDEVSTVNKGQFPDQDYEASSTTSPHVPLKTPNTSADPSDLIIRPSRTILLGKDKHILWSSQQSRSQSRRSSKNIDT